CGATCAAGGTTTCCTCGATCGGGTACAGGTACAGCGTGGTCCCCCATTGCATGCCATAACATGGAAAACGTGACTTTTTTCGCGTCATGCGGCTCAATTGCACCATTTCGAGCTTGGCCGTAAACTCTGGTGGCAATTGAGCCAATCGAGCGCGAATTTCCGAGGCGTTGAGGACATGCCGATAGCCTTGGCCCGGATTTTGCACTACGATTTTGTATTTCCCCCCTTTGCCGGTCGGTTCATACCAATTTTCGGGCGGCATATAAGGAAGTTGCAAATTCCGCTGCGCCGTCCGCGCGCGATTGCTCAAGGGCGAACCGCGCCGCGCGTGCGGGGCCCGAGCCGCTGTATTGTCATGCTGGAGTCGATTTGGGTTTCGACCACGCAAATGTGGTTGGGGGAAATGGGACATGACAGTTCCTTAAATCCAACAGGGATTTGTTGGGCTTCCTGCCAGGTTATCTAGGGTGCGTGTGCGTCTTCTCGAGTACCGCGCAATATTTTCTGATCCATGGGGGAAGAGCCTTAGACCAGACACGTTCATCCGGTCTTCGGATCCCCACTTCTATGCTAGACAACGGCCAAAATGGAAAACAAGTGGACAGTTTAAGTTGTTATCTAGCAATAGCTTATGCGATGTTACAGACTGGACAAAGAAATTTTCGGGGGGCTTGACAAACGGGGTGCCGCGACGCTGGTCAAATTACCCAATTTACTATTTTGAGAACATTTTTTGCGTCTTTGCCATAAGATGCGACTCTTCAAAGATAGCGCAAAGATACCCCCTTAAGCTGATCGAAATCGAATAGGCATGTCATTTTTGTCTCAAAACGAGACAAACTTAACCCAAGAAAAGTCGCCGACCATCGAGTTGGTAACGACTTAAGGGGACTCAAGAGGATGGCGGAATTGATTCTTGTGATCATTCCGCTCATGAAAGGGACAGCTTAGGGATGATCCGCCTGCATAAAGGCTCTCCAGCGAACTTCAAATTGTTCGAGGGGCATGCCGACAAGTGCCTCAAACCGCGCCCGGGGTGATAACGATTGCGAGCTTGCGGCCACATAGTTATCCAGTTGGCGGCTTTCTAAGACTGGTTCGTGAATGACCAAATAGTAGGCCAAACCCCAGGCATACAGATAATATCGCTCGGAAAGCCGATCCGTGGACTGGCCATGCCTCACTAAAAAATGCGTTTCTTCCGCACCCAGGACTTCTTCCAGTGGCAAACGGCTCTCTTGTAACAAATCTCGTTGCAGGGCAGACCGTTGGGCTTCCTCGGGCAAATCCAGCCGCAGGGTCCCCACTTCCACGATTCCGCGTTCAAAAACCTGGGCCAAGCCCTCGTTTAACCATCGGGGGACCTGATTATTTTCGGCGGGATAGACAAAATTGGCGAGGTAGGCATGAAACGCCTCATGGTACAGCCGGGCAAACATCTCTCCCGTCGCTTTCTCAAAGACCTGCGTATTGGCCGCTTCCGCTTGTTTCAACTCCCCCTTTAGCTGGTTTAACTCTTTTTGCCACTGGCTACGTTGCAGCCCGATCAGTTTGGCGATTTCTTCCTTGGCATAGCCAATTCGCTGATATTCCGCCGCTTGTTCGCGCAGTCGCTGCTTCAAGCTGGCGTTGTGTGCCTGGATTTGCTCTTGAATTTTGGCATGTTGGGCTTTGATCGTGTTTAATTCCCTGACCAATTCGGTCAATTCGCTGCCAGCCGCTAAAAGCTGCTTTTCGGGTATAAAAAACGCGGGATTCTTTAACTGAATGCCATACGCCGCCTGAAACTCTTGATATTGGCCCAAGGTGCCAAAAAGATGGATTTTTAGCCTTTGCTGGGGGGTGCGGCGGGGAGGTAGAATTTCAGCAAAGGCCTGAAACATTTGTTCGATGCGGACAATCGCCCGGCGGGTCAACTCTTCATCCGTCTGGCTGTGCAATTCAAACCACGGACCTAGGGTATACGACCATTCATGGCCGCTGGGATGGTCATGCTTTACAAGGGCCAACCCCCGCATGTTTCGCAATTCTTCGAGGCTGCGATTGCGAAATTTTTCGATCTTTTCCAAAAGGGCATTGCGGTCTGCGGGGGGCAAGCGCGTAAGTTCGGCCATGGACTCCGCCGGCAGACGGCGTCGCACTAGATAGGTCGGCTGGCCTGGAAGACGCCGTACCTCTAAAAAATCCACCCGTTCCGTGCTTTCCGCCTGAAAAACACCTGCCAATACCCGCCCATCTTTGAGTCGCAACTGTTCGAGCGGCCATTTATGGGATTCGCGCCAATCATAAGGAGCTGGCTCGATCGTAAAATGAGGGAGCATTTCCCCGGTGGTAGATTTCGCCCCTTCGGCGGGTGCGGCATGCGGGCCGGTTTGCAGAGGAGCCGCGCGCGGCGGGGTAACAACATCCGCCGAGTGGCCAGAAGTGCCTGCGAACTGCCCCACACATAACACCACCCAAAACGCCAATCGCCTTGCCAGACAACCGCCAATCCCAGCGGATTTAGGCTGATATCGCTTGGTTTTTGTGGCAAATGGTGTCATCCGCGGCATGCCTGCAGGCCAAAAATGGAAAAGTTGGACTTGCCACTGGTATTATGGACGAACTTTACAATCCTGCCCAGCAAACCTGCTAAAAAAACTGAAAAATCGTGGGAAGAGCCGGTGGTTCAAGTTTTATTTGGTACGCAAGCTGCTGCATGGTTGATAAGTCTTTGGAGCAAGAGGGGCTGCACATGACCACGAAACCGGACTCTGCCGTCAATTTCCACCACGGGAATCTGCAGGCCATACTGGTTGGTGAGTTCCTCGGACTGGGAAATATCGATTAACTGGACCGTTAATCCACGGCGTTGCAATAGATCCAAGGCCTGGTCGCACAGGTGGCATCCCCGGCGCGTGTAGAGCGCGACCTGCATCTGGTCTGCGGGAAGAGTCGCCATGGGGGGTGATTTACCGGTTGAAAACCCGAGAAAAAGGACATTTTCTGTGTTTTCCGCATCTTTGGGGATATTGTAGCAACTTTTTTTCTAGCATGTTATTGTAAATTACTGGCCAATCAGACCAGAGATACTTAAGATAAGTGGTTAATTCGCGGTTAGTTACGGCTTACTGGAATATGGGGCCAACAGACCTTATTTCATTTCCGCACCGATTCGCGATCTTATCCGGGTGAGAACAGAGAAGCACTCGTTTCCGAGTATTGGTGCCGGTTCGCCGGCGATGGCATGTCCTTTGATTCGGCTGAACAATTTTTAGATTTGCTACGCCGCAGCAATCTGATCGAAGAACGGCAACTCAACGACTTTCTTGACCAAGCGGGTCAATTAAGCGCGTCGACGGCTGTGGCTGTGGCCCAGGCCGATGCCCCGTCGCTCTCCCCCGCGCGCAAGCTAGCCGACTCTCTTATCCAGGCACGCCTGCTAACTCCTTGGCAAGTTGAACAACTTTTTAAGAAAAAGCATAAAGGGTTCTTCCTGGGTAAATACAAGCTCTTGGGACATATTGGCTCGGGCGGGATGAGCAGCGTTTACCTGGCCGAGCATTTACTGATGCAGCGACGGGTGGCGATCAAGGTCCTGCCGCAAAGCCGGGTGGACGACTCTTCTTATTTGGCTCGCTTTCGCCGCGAGGCCCAGGCCGCCGCCGCGCTTGACCATAAAAACATCGTGCGGGCTTATGACATTGATAACGAGGGAAAACATCACTTTATCGTGATGGAATATGTCGAGGGGCGCGACCTGCAAAATCTGGTAAAATCCGATGGCCCCTTGGGCTATGAGCTGGCGGCCGATTATATTCGCCAAGCGGCCGAGGGCCTGCAACACGCCCATGACGCAAACCTGATCCACCGCGACATAAAACCAGCCAATTTACTAGT
Above is a genomic segment from Pirellulales bacterium containing:
- a CDS encoding DUF1570 domain-containing protein, which gives rise to MTPFATKTKRYQPKSAGIGGCLARRLAFWVVLCVGQFAGTSGHSADVVTPPRAAPLQTGPHAAPAEGAKSTTGEMLPHFTIEPAPYDWRESHKWPLEQLRLKDGRVLAGVFQAESTERVDFLEVRRLPGQPTYLVRRRLPAESMAELTRLPPADRNALLEKIEKFRNRSLEELRNMRGLALVKHDHPSGHEWSYTLGPWFELHSQTDEELTRRAIVRIEQMFQAFAEILPPRRTPQQRLKIHLFGTLGQYQEFQAAYGIQLKNPAFFIPEKQLLAAGSELTELVRELNTIKAQHAKIQEQIQAHNASLKQRLREQAAEYQRIGYAKEEIAKLIGLQRSQWQKELNQLKGELKQAEAANTQVFEKATGEMFARLYHEAFHAYLANFVYPAENNQVPRWLNEGLAQVFERGIVEVGTLRLDLPEEAQRSALQRDLLQESRLPLEEVLGAEETHFLVRHGQSTDRLSERYYLYAWGLAYYLVIHEPVLESRQLDNYVAASSQSLSPRARFEALVGMPLEQFEVRWRAFMQADHP
- a CDS encoding glutaredoxin family protein; protein product: MATLPADQMQVALYTRRGCHLCDQALDLLQRRGLTVQLIDISQSEELTNQYGLQIPVVEIDGRVRFRGHVQPLLLQRLINHAAACVPNKT